Proteins found in one Rhodobacteraceae bacterium D3-12 genomic segment:
- a CDS encoding glycosyltransferase: MSVIIPANNEAALIGRCLEAVLGSDPKPGAGSGSLPLPMPIEVIVAANGCSDDTAAIARSYTPHFQRMGWDFKVMEMGPVGKTGALNAADKAAKFGSRAYLDADVVVSAPMLDQVGRALEIRRPAYVSGQVRIVSPKDRASRLYASVYRRVPFMTQGVPGCGFFAVNQAGRQRWRAWPKIISDDTFVRLLFTPQERIGVGATYDWPLVEGFDNLVKVRARQDEGVREVLKAFPQLKQNDDKRGLGLFGKLGLVLSNPAGFAVYTAVRIKARALGDSKEWSRGR, encoded by the coding sequence ATGAGTGTGATAATCCCCGCCAATAACGAAGCGGCGTTGATCGGGCGATGCCTTGAGGCGGTTCTTGGGTCGGACCCCAAGCCCGGTGCCGGGTCTGGGTCGTTGCCGTTGCCGATGCCGATTGAGGTGATCGTGGCGGCCAACGGATGCAGCGACGACACCGCCGCAATTGCGCGCAGCTATACGCCGCATTTCCAGCGCATGGGCTGGGATTTCAAGGTTATGGAAATGGGCCCGGTCGGCAAGACCGGGGCGTTGAATGCCGCCGACAAGGCGGCGAAATTCGGCTCGCGGGCCTATCTGGATGCGGATGTGGTGGTCTCTGCGCCGATGCTGGATCAGGTTGGGCGGGCGTTGGAAATACGTCGCCCCGCCTATGTCAGCGGGCAGGTGCGGATCGTGTCGCCCAAGGACCGGGCGAGCCGGTTATATGCCAGCGTTTACAGGCGCGTGCCCTTTATGACGCAGGGCGTGCCGGGCTGCGGGTTTTTCGCGGTCAATCAGGCCGGGCGCCAAAGGTGGCGGGCGTGGCCCAAGATCATATCCGATGACACATTTGTGCGGCTGTTGTTCACACCGCAGGAGCGGATTGGCGTTGGCGCGACCTATGATTGGCCATTGGTCGAAGGCTTTGACAATCTGGTCAAGGTGCGGGCGCGTCAGGATGAGGGCGTGCGCGAGGTTTTGAAGGCCTTTCCGCAGCTGAAACAGAACGACGACAAGCGCGGTTTGGGCCTGTTTGGGAAGCTGGGTCTGGTTCTGAGCAATCCGGCGGGGTTTGCGGTTTATACGGCGGTGCGGATCAAGGCGCGCGCCTTGGGTGACAGCAAAGAATGGAGCCGGGGCAGATGA
- a CDS encoding oligosaccharide flippase family protein: MSALARFMGEQSVLARAVRSAGLTIVGFGTSQGLRLISNLILTRLLFPEAFGMMALITVFLMGLNMFSDVGVTPAIMQSERGDEEDFLNTAWTIQVIRGLCLFVVACGIAWPVAWFYGEADLALMLPVSALSLVIAGFNPTRLDQANRHLRLGRVTALDMFNQAVGIGAAILLAWLWQSVWALVISGVIGALVQLVVYSMFLPGAANRFRWEKPAAQELIGFGKWIFLSTVAGFFLSQADKLLIGKYLPLDQFGVYNIGYFLASFPLLMGGVLVRRILIPIYREWPPTAARENFMRLRKMRFIVSGALLVILAVLAVGGVWIVDWLYDPRYAMAGAVTVVIACMQIPQVIALTYDQAALAAGDSKRFFVLAGSKAAMMVACLLIGLEVGGLFGALIGQGVAMLLVYPVVIWLSRATGAWDRLHDMGLALAGVMLVLLALWVNGAEIRALVALS; the protein is encoded by the coding sequence ATGAGCGCCCTTGCACGGTTTATGGGCGAGCAGAGTGTGCTTGCGCGGGCTGTGCGCTCGGCCGGGCTGACCATTGTTGGATTTGGCACCAGTCAGGGTTTGCGGCTGATTTCGAACCTGATCCTGACGCGGCTGTTGTTTCCCGAGGCCTTTGGGATGATGGCGCTGATCACTGTTTTCCTGATGGGGTTGAACATGTTTTCGGATGTCGGGGTGACACCGGCGATCATGCAATCCGAGCGCGGCGACGAGGAAGATTTTCTGAACACAGCTTGGACCATTCAGGTGATCCGGGGCCTGTGTTTGTTTGTGGTGGCCTGTGGCATCGCGTGGCCGGTGGCATGGTTCTATGGCGAGGCTGATTTGGCGTTGATGCTGCCGGTGTCGGCGTTGTCGCTGGTGATTGCGGGGTTCAACCCGACGCGGTTGGATCAGGCGAACCGGCACTTGCGGCTGGGTCGGGTGACGGCGCTTGATATGTTCAATCAGGCGGTGGGGATCGGGGCGGCGATTTTGCTGGCGTGGCTGTGGCAATCGGTTTGGGCGTTGGTGATTTCCGGCGTGATCGGGGCGTTGGTTCAGCTGGTTGTTTACAGCATGTTTTTGCCGGGCGCGGCAAACCGGTTCCGGTGGGAAAAACCCGCAGCACAGGAGTTGATCGGTTTCGGTAAGTGGATTTTTCTGAGCACGGTCGCGGGGTTTTTCCTGTCGCAGGCCGACAAGTTGCTGATCGGTAAATACCTGCCTCTGGACCAGTTCGGGGTGTATAATATCGGCTATTTCCTAGCCTCGTTTCCGTTGCTTATGGGCGGGGTTCTGGTGCGGCGCATTTTGATCCCGATTTACCGCGAATGGCCACCGACGGCGGCGCGGGAGAATTTTATGCGTCTGCGCAAGATGCGGTTTATCGTGTCGGGCGCGCTGCTGGTTATCCTTGCGGTGCTGGCGGTTGGGGGCGTTTGGATTGTCGATTGGCTGTATGATCCGCGCTATGCCATGGCCGGGGCGGTGACGGTGGTGATTGCCTGTATGCAAATCCCGCAGGTGATTGCGTTGACCTATGATCAGGCGGCATTGGCGGCGGGGGACAGCAAGCGATTTTTCGTGCTGGCGGGCAGCAAGGCGGCGATGATGGTGGCGTGCCTGTTGATCGGGCTGGAGGTTGGCGGGCTGTTTGGGGCGCTGATCGGGCAGGGCGTTGCGATGCTGTTGGTCTATCCGGTGGTGATCTGGCTGTCGCGCGCGACGGGGGCGTGGGACCGGCTGCATGACATGGGGTTGGCGCTGGCGGGGGTGATGCTTGTCTTGCTGGCGCTATGGGTGAATGGGGCGGAGATCAGGGCGCTGGTGGCGCTGTCGTAA
- a CDS encoding 4'-phosphopantetheinyl transferase superfamily protein, with protein sequence MGEPRTDQIETALRAVLPAGVACAVIRPEIRPEGEAAGGDLAGAFSVEAEAMRAAVPKRRAEFFAGRAAARRAMAQLGMPPAPVPMGDDRAPVWPDGVVGSISHCEGVCVALIARSETWRSLSVDVEPLEDLPRDLWDSVMGAQERARLAELPEAARGRCGRLIFSAKEAVYKLQYPITAEWMEFSDLDVVVDAQEAGFDARFCGRNVPEFARGGLRGQILKLSGVMLCMMFLR encoded by the coding sequence TTGGGCGAGCCGCGGACTGACCAAATTGAAACCGCTTTGAGGGCGGTTTTGCCCGCTGGTGTCGCTTGTGCAGTGATCCGGCCCGAGATCCGGCCCGAGGGCGAGGCGGCGGGCGGAGATCTGGCGGGCGCGTTTAGTGTCGAAGCCGAAGCGATGCGCGCGGCGGTGCCGAAACGGCGGGCAGAGTTTTTCGCAGGGCGGGCGGCGGCGCGCCGGGCGATGGCTCAGTTGGGTATGCCCCCCGCGCCGGTGCCGATGGGCGACGACCGCGCACCGGTTTGGCCCGATGGCGTGGTCGGCTCAATCTCGCATTGCGAGGGGGTTTGCGTGGCGTTGATCGCGCGATCCGAGACGTGGCGGAGCCTGTCGGTGGATGTGGAACCGTTAGAGGATTTGCCGCGTGACCTTTGGGACAGTGTGATGGGCGCGCAGGAGCGGGCGCGTTTGGCAGAGCTGCCGGAGGCGGCGCGCGGGCGGTGCGGGCGATTGATTTTTTCGGCCAAGGAGGCGGTTTACAAATTGCAGTATCCGATCACCGCCGAATGGATGGAGTTTAGCGATCTTGACGTTGTTGTTGACGCGCAGGAGGCGGGTTTTGATGCGCGGTTTTGCGGCAGAAATGTGCCGGAATTTGCCCGTGGCGGTTTGAGGGGCCAGATTTT
- a CDS encoding glycosyltransferase family 4 protein, producing MPDHASFPSSIGILIPQFPGQTHIFFWREILELENLGASVALFSTRRPPLGLIAHDWSDEAMARTTYLGMLNPLNTALALPRLPLRALWRDLRREGAEFLRDALICLPAARRLAVDCRAAGIAHVHAHSCGRTALICALANRIWGLSYSLTLHGPLSDYGPGQGFKWRHARFGTVITRKLTRELEQTLGPDLPKTLYLQPMGVDPAVLRRSAPYQPPKPGKPLRLFSCGRLNVVKGHQGLLQALALLRARGINATLEIAGEDDAGGSGFHTELAADIARLGLEEHATLLGAIDAEDVRARLDAAHLFVLASWHEPLGVAYMEAMSMGVPTIGTTTGGVPELITSGRDGLLVPPKSPALLADTIAALAADPDRCQSLSHAGRERITGTFTSAHGAATLLKGCTA from the coding sequence GTGCCAGATCACGCATCCTTCCCCAGCTCAATCGGCATCCTGATACCGCAGTTTCCGGGGCAAACCCATATCTTCTTTTGGCGTGAGATACTTGAACTGGAAAATTTAGGCGCGAGTGTGGCCCTTTTCAGCACACGCCGCCCTCCTCTTGGCCTTATTGCGCATGATTGGTCCGACGAGGCGATGGCGCGCACCACTTATCTCGGCATGCTCAATCCGCTCAACACGGCGCTGGCCCTGCCCCGTCTGCCGCTGCGCGCGCTCTGGCGCGATTTGCGCCGCGAAGGGGCCGAGTTTCTGCGCGACGCGCTCATCTGCCTGCCCGCCGCGCGGCGTCTCGCCGTTGATTGCCGCGCAGCGGGTATTGCCCATGTCCACGCCCACTCCTGTGGCCGAACGGCGCTGATCTGTGCGCTGGCGAACCGGATCTGGGGGCTGTCCTACTCGCTCACACTGCATGGCCCGCTGTCCGATTATGGGCCGGGTCAAGGCTTCAAATGGCGCCACGCCCGCTTTGGCACGGTGATCACCCGCAAGCTGACACGTGAGCTGGAACAAACACTTGGCCCCGATTTGCCCAAGACGCTCTATCTGCAACCAATGGGCGTCGACCCGGCGGTCCTGCGCCGCTCCGCCCCCTACCAGCCGCCAAAACCGGGCAAACCCTTGCGGCTGTTTTCCTGCGGGCGGCTCAACGTCGTCAAAGGACATCAGGGCCTGCTTCAGGCCTTGGCCCTGCTGCGCGCACGCGGCATCAACGCAACCCTTGAAATCGCGGGCGAGGATGACGCGGGCGGATCGGGGTTCCACACCGAACTCGCCGCCGACATCGCCCGCTTGGGGCTCGAAGAGCACGCCACCCTGCTCGGCGCAATCGACGCCGAAGATGTGCGCGCCCGGCTCGACGCGGCACATCTCTTTGTGCTGGCAAGCTGGCACGAACCTCTGGGTGTGGCCTATATGGAAGCCATGTCGATGGGCGTGCCAACGATCGGCACAACAACAGGCGGCGTGCCCGAATTGATCACCTCAGGCCGCGACGGGCTTCTGGTGCCGCCCAAGAGCCCGGCGCTTCTGGCCGATACCATCGCCGCCCTCGCAGCCGACCCCGACCGCTGCCAATCCCTCTCCCATGCTGGTCGTGAACGGATCACCGGCACGTTTACATCAGCACACGGTGCGGCGACCTTGCTTAAGGGATGCACAGCCTGA
- a CDS encoding calcium-binding protein — MIPVAKILSELFSEGPIAGIDPRLLYVDGDPHGTATLYLLAGMVTYSALYGEPAPVGLDLGESIAPDVRRAYPLLAQEIWKKLEGEKRAEAPSAAPVAPVAASSAPAVPAAPAAAVAANASAKPAAATAGLSDTGLANPSLAMGLNGVADWTTQQPFVDIMKTARPWQGHEGPKWGAWDAARLEREGYLDDAGWPKALPPKVDRIESFILTDQNEGATKMAGRYRVTWQGEGRLRVGGRLRNVARIKGKKELWFDYTPGSGEVALSILSTDPDKSGDHIREIRVLREDQIALYDLGVTFNPDWIARIADIRVLRFMDWMLTNGSPVNRWEGRPQLDDFSYGWRGVPIEVMVELSNFIGADPWFNMPHAADDVYAERFAEMVLERLDPRLHVYVEYSNEVWNHGFPQAVWLGEEARKRWGRKAGDDAWMQFAGMRGAEMMRVWGAVFSGPEAARLHRVVAVHTGWMGLEEPLLEAPLWQAEQGNGAVSPAAHFDAYAVSGYFGFELGTEEEGRLADLRRWIAQSRELAEQSDAAQGLQRRALDAAIEPIRFDAAIPKAAEAIREGSLKELTQTLWPYHAGVAKRYGFALIMYEGGSHAVGHGAASNDEELTAFFHAFSYSEAMAALYREELEAWRGVGGTLFNAFVDVARPSQFGSWGGLRHLQDDNPRWRALMAQNARAPQALDSRMESAFLHGLMLRADPGGTVLTGSAQSDILLGDVGDDTLISNGAGDFLDGGPGDDLARFPGAREDYRFAIQGPRLLATRNGVSTRLLRIERLSFAADPERIYRLELAQ; from the coding sequence TTGATCCCGGTCGCCAAGATCCTGTCGGAGCTTTTCAGTGAGGGGCCGATTGCCGGGATTGATCCACGGCTTCTTTATGTCGATGGCGACCCGCACGGCACGGCGACGCTTTATCTGTTGGCCGGGATGGTGACCTATTCGGCGCTTTATGGCGAGCCCGCGCCGGTTGGGCTTGATCTTGGCGAGAGCATCGCGCCCGACGTACGCCGGGCTTATCCATTGTTGGCGCAAGAGATCTGGAAAAAGCTCGAGGGCGAGAAGCGCGCCGAGGCGCCGTCTGCGGCGCCGGTCGCGCCGGTGGCAGCCTCATCAGCTCCAGCAGTCCCGGCAGCCCCGGCGGCGGCTGTGGCGGCGAATGCGTCAGCGAAGCCAGCGGCAGCCACTGCAGGTTTGAGCGATACCGGGCTTGCCAATCCGTCACTTGCGATGGGGCTTAACGGGGTGGCCGACTGGACCACCCAGCAGCCCTTTGTTGACATCATGAAGACCGCCCGCCCGTGGCAGGGCCACGAGGGCCCCAAGTGGGGCGCGTGGGATGCGGCGCGGCTTGAGCGTGAGGGGTATCTGGACGATGCGGGGTGGCCCAAGGCGTTGCCGCCCAAGGTGGACCGGATCGAGAGTTTCATCCTCACCGATCAGAACGAGGGCGCCACGAAGATGGCCGGGCGCTATCGCGTGACATGGCAGGGCGAGGGGCGGTTGCGTGTTGGCGGGCGGCTGCGCAACGTCGCGCGCATCAAGGGCAAGAAAGAGCTGTGGTTTGACTATACCCCCGGTTCGGGCGAAGTGGCGCTGAGCATTCTGAGCACCGACCCGGACAAGAGCGGCGATCATATCCGCGAGATCCGTGTTTTGCGCGAGGATCAGATCGCGCTTTATGATTTGGGGGTGACGTTTAATCCCGATTGGATTGCCCGGATTGCCGATATCCGGGTGCTGCGCTTCATGGACTGGATGTTGACCAACGGGTCGCCTGTCAATCGCTGGGAGGGGCGGCCGCAGCTTGATGATTTCTCTTACGGTTGGCGCGGTGTTCCGATCGAGGTGATGGTGGAGCTGTCCAACTTTATTGGTGCAGACCCGTGGTTCAACATGCCCCACGCCGCCGATGACGTCTATGCCGAACGTTTTGCCGAGATGGTGTTAGAGCGGCTTGACCCGCGGTTGCATGTCTATGTCGAGTATTCCAACGAGGTTTGGAACCACGGATTTCCGCAAGCTGTTTGGCTGGGGGAAGAGGCGCGTAAACGCTGGGGGCGCAAGGCGGGGGACGACGCGTGGATGCAATTCGCCGGGATGCGCGGGGCCGAGATGATGCGCGTCTGGGGCGCGGTTTTCAGCGGCCCCGAGGCGGCACGGTTGCACCGGGTTGTGGCGGTGCATACCGGCTGGATGGGCCTAGAAGAGCCGCTTTTGGAGGCGCCGCTCTGGCAGGCGGAACAGGGCAACGGGGCGGTCTCTCCGGCGGCGCATTTTGATGCCTATGCGGTGTCGGGGTATTTCGGCTTTGAGCTGGGCACCGAGGAGGAGGGGCGCTTGGCCGATCTGCGGCGCTGGATTGCGCAGAGCCGGGAGTTGGCGGAACAATCCGATGCGGCGCAAGGGTTGCAGCGCCGCGCGCTGGACGCGGCGATTGAGCCGATCCGGTTTGACGCGGCGATCCCTAAAGCGGCCGAGGCGATCCGGGAGGGGTCGCTCAAGGAGTTGACGCAAACGCTCTGGCCCTATCACGCGGGCGTGGCAAAGCGCTATGGCTTTGCGCTGATCATGTATGAGGGGGGCAGCCATGCGGTCGGCCATGGTGCGGCGAGCAATGACGAAGAATTGACGGCGTTCTTTCACGCCTTCAGCTATTCCGAGGCGATGGCAGCGCTGTATCGCGAAGAGCTTGAGGCGTGGCGTGGGGTCGGCGGGACGCTGTTCAATGCGTTTGTCGATGTGGCGCGCCCGTCGCAATTTGGCAGCTGGGGTGGGTTGCGGCATTTGCAGGACGACAATCCGCGCTGGCGTGCGCTGATGGCTCAAAACGCGCGCGCGCCACAGGCCTTGGACAGCCGTATGGAAAGCGCTTTCCTGCATGGGCTGATGCTGCGCGCGGATCCGGGGGGGACGGTTCTGACGGGGAGTGCACAGTCGGACATTCTTTTGGGGGATGTGGGCGATGATACGCTGATCAGCAACGGGGCGGGAGATTTCCTTGATGGCGGTCCCGGTGATGACCTTGCCCGGTTTCCCGGCGCGCGCGAGGATTATCGCTTTGCCATTCAGGGCCCGCGTCTTTTGGCGACGCGCAATGGTGTCAGCACACGTTTGCTCAGGATTGAACGCTTGTCTTTTGCGGCGGATCCGGAGCGCATCTATCGCCTTGAACTTGCGCAATAA